A stretch of the Solanum stenotomum isolate F172 unplaced genomic scaffold, ASM1918654v1 scaffold4961, whole genome shotgun sequence genome encodes the following:
- the LOC125852750 gene encoding uncharacterized protein LOC125852750 — protein MPLINCMMDCEISDAGYIGSKYTWCNGWAPKQRIWKRLDRALINYLWNQCYNNTTITHLVRTGSDHAPLLVSFSSNTYTPPRYFKFLNLWVDEPDFMETVQNAWNINIEGSRMWKFHMKLKNTTKQLSWWSRNCIGNIFNNTKNKEKLVADMEEQCQRNNTEDNRMKLNQANAILIRHYKVEESYWKQKSNIKWYNEGDLNTKFFHSVMASKKSRLV, from the coding sequence ATGCCGTTGATTAACTGTATGATGGATTGTGAGATATCTGATGCTGGTTATATTGGATCAAAGTACACATGGTGCAATGGTTGGGCTCCAAAGCAAAGAATATGGAAAAGATTGGATAGAGCCTTAATCAATTATCTTTGGAATCAATGTTACAACAATACAACTATTACCCATCTTGTAAGAACAGGGTCTGATCATGCCCCTTTACTTGTTTCATTCTCGTCTAATACCTATACACCTCCTAGGTATTTCAAGTTTCTGAATCTTTGGGTGGATGAGCCCGATTTTATGGAGACTGTCCAGAATGCTTGGAATATAAATATTGAAGGTAGTCGGATGTGGAAGTTtcatatgaaactcaaaaacaCCACCAAACAGCTTTCTTGGTGGTCTAGAAATTGCATTgggaatatttttaataatactaAGAACAAGGAGAAGTTGGTGGCTGATATGGAAGAACAATGTCAACGAAATAATACTGAAGATAATAGGATGAAATTGAACCAAGCCAATGCCATCTTAATCAGACATTATAAGGTGGAAGAATCTTATTGGAAGCAGAAATCTAATATTAAGTGGTATAATGAAGGTGATTTGAACACCAAATTTTTTCACTCAGTCATGGCTTCCAAGAAGAGTAGACTTGTGTAG
- the LOC125852751 gene encoding uncharacterized protein LOC125852751 codes for MKTKKQNTNNQMIGDKLAQNINKADKYRINNTKETEQQKNTNNISRKMIKRQEKQKRNNKKQEVENNNNLYSESESEGQIIKQQQDKYKREMNNNTEEEDLNDISCEEDSDNDTDQEEEESTYDSATESEESDDQQDSDSDAVANSLSEAFTGHQPNEEIAAAFGDIADKVKLSPRGESSFRVERDTIKGKGDRAQ; via the coding sequence ATGAAGACCAAGAAACAAAACACCAATAACCAAATGATTGGTGATAAATTAGCTCAGAACATCAACAAAGCTGATAAGTATAGAATAAATAACACCAAAGAGACAGAGCAGCAGAAGAATACCAACAACATAAGCAGGAAAATGATCAAAAGGCAagaaaaacagaaaagaaataataagaaacaAGAGGTGGAGAATAACAATAATTTGTATAGTGAATCTGAATCTGAGGGGCAAATTATTAAGCAACAGCAGGACAAATACAAAAGGGAGATGAACAACAACACAGAAGAGGAGGACTTGAACGATATATCTTGTGAGGAAGACTCTGATAATGACACAGATCAAGAGGAAGAAGAATCAACCTATGACTCTGCTACTGAATCTGAAGAATCAGATGATCAACAAGACTCTGATAGTGATGCAGTGGCAAATAGTCTATCAGAAGCCTTTACAGGACACCAACCAAATGAAGAAATTGCAGCTGCATTTGGAGATATTGCTGATAAAGTCAAATTGTCGCCTAGAGGAGAATCCTCTTTTAGGGTAGAAAGGGATACAATCAAAGGCAAAGGGGACAGAGCTCAATGA